One genomic segment of Streptomyces niveus includes these proteins:
- a CDS encoding metallophosphoesterase produces MSSALFVALVLPLLAGVHYYVWRRTVRDTTTPGSVWRRVGTVLIVLLGLLLVAAPPGERALPAPLATAVGWPGFVWMAGILYLALALLVGEVLRVFLLRAERRRATATAAATASATVPAAPRTDSVAGTGSPEPVSATDSPEPVSAAELNPSRRLFVGRAVALASGAAATATVGYGAYTALGPPRIKHITVPLARLDPAADGFRIALISDIHLNVLVGRDRTRQLVDLLNGTEPDLVALVGDLVEDADVADQGRAAEPLADLRATHGAFFVTGNHEFYSGAAQWVRFVQGLGLRTLRNERVALPGFDLAGVEDESGTEQDDGPDYEAALGGRDRDRAVVLLAHQPAQVEEAARYGVDLQLSGHTHGGQLWPFNHLMGLSEPNVAGLSRHGDTLLYVTRGTGFWGPPVRLGAEPDITVVELTSPRA; encoded by the coding sequence GTGTCCTCCGCGCTGTTCGTCGCGCTCGTGCTGCCGCTCCTGGCCGGCGTCCACTACTACGTGTGGCGGCGTACGGTCCGCGACACCACGACTCCCGGTTCCGTGTGGCGCCGGGTCGGTACCGTTCTGATCGTGCTGCTGGGCCTTTTGCTGGTGGCCGCGCCGCCCGGCGAGCGGGCGCTGCCCGCGCCGCTGGCGACGGCTGTCGGCTGGCCCGGCTTCGTGTGGATGGCGGGGATCCTCTATCTGGCCCTGGCACTGCTGGTCGGTGAGGTGCTCCGGGTGTTCCTGCTGCGGGCGGAACGGCGCCGGGCCACCGCCACGGCCGCCGCCACCGCTTCGGCCACCGTGCCCGCAGCGCCCCGTACGGACTCCGTGGCCGGTACGGGCTCCCCCGAGCCCGTGTCCGCCACGGATTCCCCGGAGCCCGTGTCCGCCGCCGAACTCAATCCCTCACGGCGGCTGTTCGTCGGCAGGGCCGTCGCCCTGGCCTCCGGGGCCGCCGCCACTGCCACCGTGGGGTACGGCGCGTACACCGCGCTCGGCCCTCCCCGGATCAAGCACATCACCGTGCCGCTCGCCCGGCTCGACCCGGCGGCCGACGGCTTCCGGATCGCCCTGATCAGCGACATCCATCTGAACGTGCTGGTGGGCCGGGACCGCACCAGACAGTTGGTGGATCTCCTCAACGGCACCGAACCGGACCTGGTGGCCCTCGTCGGTGATCTGGTGGAGGACGCCGACGTGGCCGACCAGGGACGGGCCGCGGAACCGCTCGCGGACCTCCGGGCCACGCACGGCGCGTTCTTCGTCACCGGCAATCACGAGTTCTACTCGGGCGCCGCCCAGTGGGTCCGGTTCGTGCAAGGGCTCGGCCTGCGCACGCTGCGCAACGAGCGGGTCGCCCTGCCCGGATTCGACCTGGCCGGGGTCGAGGACGAGAGCGGCACCGAGCAGGACGACGGCCCGGACTACGAGGCCGCGCTCGGCGGACGCGACCGGGACCGGGCCGTCGTACTCCTCGCCCACCAGCCCGCGCAGGTCGAGGAGGCCGCCCGGTACGGGGTGGACCTCCAGCTGTCCGGCCACACCCACGGCGGCCAACTGTGGCCCTTCAACCACCTCATGGGCCTGAGCGAGCCGAACGTGGCCGGGCTGAGCCGCCACGGGGACACCCTGCTCTATGTGACCCGCGGCACCGGCTTCTGGGGGCCGCCGGTCCGCCTCGGCGCCGAGCCGGACATCACCGTCGTGGAACTGACCTCGCCCCGCGCCTGA